The Winogradskyella schleiferi genome has a window encoding:
- the paaA gene encoding 1,2-phenylacetyl-CoA epoxidase subunit PaaA, whose protein sequence is MSEEQIKNLEAEHSRSLEEQFEARIARDEKIEPKDWMPEKYRKTHIRQMSQHAHSEIVGMLPEGNWITRAPSLRRKVALLAKVQDEAGHGLYLYSATETLGISRDEMYEQLHTGKAKYSSIFNYPTITWADMGAIGWLVDGAAIINQVPLCNTSYGPYARAMIRVCKEESFHQRQGYEIMIKLANGTPEQKEMAQDALNRWWWPSLMMLGPTDAESIHTEQSMKWKLKRKSNDDLRQQFIDQTVPQADLIGLTIPDPDLKWNEEKGSYDFGEIDWDEFWQVVKGHGPMNKERMKARVGAWEEGEWVRDAAMAYAEKNQERKEKQAI, encoded by the coding sequence ATGAGTGAAGAACAAATAAAAAATTTAGAGGCTGAGCACAGTCGAAGTCTAGAAGAACAATTCGAGGCACGTATCGCAAGAGACGAAAAAATCGAACCGAAAGATTGGATGCCAGAAAAATATCGTAAGACACATATTCGTCAAATGTCGCAACATGCACATTCCGAAATTGTAGGTATGCTTCCCGAAGGCAATTGGATAACGCGCGCACCTTCATTACGACGAAAAGTAGCGTTATTGGCAAAAGTGCAAGATGAAGCTGGTCACGGTTTATATTTATATTCAGCAACCGAAACTTTAGGTATTTCGCGCGATGAAATGTACGAGCAACTGCATACAGGAAAAGCAAAATATTCGTCCATTTTCAACTACCCAACCATTACATGGGCAGATATGGGAGCTATTGGCTGGTTAGTAGATGGCGCAGCAATTATAAATCAAGTACCATTGTGCAATACGTCTTATGGACCATATGCTAGAGCTATGATTCGTGTATGTAAGGAAGAAAGTTTTCATCAACGTCAAGGCTATGAAATTATGATAAAATTGGCCAACGGAACACCCGAACAAAAGGAGATGGCTCAAGACGCTTTAAACCGTTGGTGGTGGCCAAGCCTAATGATGTTAGGTCCAACAGATGCCGAATCTATTCACACAGAACAATCCATGAAATGGAAATTAAAGCGAAAGTCTAATGACGATTTACGTCAACAATTTATAGACCAAACCGTTCCACAAGCCGATTTAATCGGACTCACAATTCCAGATCCAGATTTAAAATGGAACGAAGAAAAAGGAAGTTACGATTTCGGGGAAATTGATTGGGATGAGTTTTGGCAAGTAGTAAAAGGTCATGGTCCAATGAACAAAGAACGCATGAAAGCAAGAGTAGGCGCATGGGAAGAAGGCGAATGGGTTAGAGATGCCGCAATGGCATATGCTGAAAAGAACCAAGAAAGAAAAGAGAAACAAGCAATTTAA
- the paaB gene encoding 1,2-phenylacetyl-CoA epoxidase subunit PaaB, translating into MSDKKNWPLWEIFVRSKNGLEHRHCGSLHATDAEMALENARDVYTRRNEGVSIWVVESKNITASNPEHNGEMFEPAQDKVYRHPTFYDLPDDVKHM; encoded by the coding sequence ATGTCAGACAAAAAAAACTGGCCACTTTGGGAAATCTTCGTAAGAAGTAAAAATGGATTAGAACATAGACATTGTGGAAGCCTTCATGCGACAGATGCTGAAATGGCTTTAGAAAATGCAAGAGACGTGTACACTAGACGAAACGAAGGCGTGAGCATTTGGGTTGTAGAATCCAAAAACATAACGGCTTCAAATCCGGAACACAATGGCGAAATGTTTGAGCCAGCTCAAGATAAAGTCTACCGTCACCCAACCTTTTACGATTTACCAGACGACGTAAAGCACATGTGA
- the paaC gene encoding 1,2-phenylacetyl-CoA epoxidase subunit PaaC, translated as MKNKTLYNYILGIADNSLILGQRMGELCGHGPTLETDIACTNISLDLFGQVRSYFQYAAKIAGDGRTEDDIAMLRKEREYVNVLLVEQPNTNFAYTMARQFLFDVYHFAFLSELEKSKDLTLSAIAKKCIKEVRYHERFSSDWIKRLGDGTAKSKAKMQEAINDLWTYTDELFHQTEADKAMVSEGIGVDVTKLKDNYYKNVNEILEQATLEIPESQYFQKGGKKGIHTEHLGYLLAELQYMQRTYPNMEW; from the coding sequence ATGAAAAACAAAACCCTATACAACTACATTCTAGGAATCGCAGACAACAGCCTAATTCTAGGCCAACGCATGGGAGAACTATGCGGGCATGGTCCAACGTTAGAAACAGATATCGCCTGCACAAATATTTCATTGGATTTGTTCGGACAAGTTCGAAGTTATTTTCAATATGCAGCAAAAATTGCTGGAGATGGAAGAACGGAAGACGATATTGCCATGCTTCGTAAAGAGCGTGAATACGTTAATGTCTTATTAGTAGAACAACCTAATACCAATTTCGCCTACACCATGGCACGTCAATTCTTGTTCGATGTTTACCATTTTGCATTTCTTTCAGAATTAGAGAAAAGTAAAGACTTAACACTTTCGGCCATAGCTAAAAAATGTATAAAAGAAGTCCGTTATCACGAACGATTTTCTTCAGATTGGATCAAACGTTTAGGCGATGGTACAGCGAAAAGTAAAGCTAAAATGCAAGAAGCTATAAACGACTTATGGACTTACACAGATGAATTGTTTCATCAAACAGAAGCAGATAAAGCAATGGTCTCTGAAGGTATAGGCGTTGATGTAACCAAACTAAAAGACAATTATTACAAGAATGTCAATGAAATCTTAGAACAGGCAACTTTGGAAATTCCAGAATCGCAATATTTCCAAAAAGGAGGAAAAAAAGGCATTCATACTGAACATTTAGGATACTTATTGGCAGAATTGCAATATATGCAACGTACGTATCCTAACATGGAATGGTAA
- the paaD gene encoding 1,2-phenylacetyl-CoA epoxidase subunit PaaD, with protein sequence MSKTKNIPRPSESSSPLEKVDGALIEILSSVSDPEIPVLSIMDMGVVRSAIIVDGIVKVEITPTYSGCPAMDVIGDDIKKALKEAGYDSEIDLILHPAWTTDWITPRGRQALENYGIAAPLDADADKAVLLNGKQIVKCPQCGSKNTRLVSQFGSTACKAQFQCEDCQEPFDYFKCLK encoded by the coding sequence ATGAGTAAAACGAAAAACATACCGCGTCCCAGTGAGAGTTCTTCCCCTTTAGAGAAGGTGGATGGGGCCTTGATTGAGATTTTATCGAGTGTCTCAGATCCAGAAATCCCAGTGCTATCCATAATGGATATGGGAGTGGTTCGTTCCGCGATTATTGTTGATGGTATTGTGAAAGTAGAAATCACACCAACCTACAGTGGCTGTCCCGCAATGGATGTCATTGGTGATGATATTAAAAAAGCATTGAAAGAAGCAGGATATGATTCAGAAATAGACTTAATTCTGCATCCAGCATGGACAACCGATTGGATTACACCAAGAGGGCGACAAGCATTAGAAAATTACGGCATTGCTGCACCATTGGATGCAGACGCAGATAAAGCTGTATTATTGAATGGAAAGCAAATCGTAAAATGTCCTCAGTGTGGCTCAAAAAACACACGATTAGTAAGTCAATTTGGTTCCACGGCTTGCAAAGCACAATTTCAGTGTGAGGACTGTCAAGAGCCATTTGATTATTTTAAATGTTTGAAGTAA
- a CDS encoding enoyl-CoA hydratase-related protein, with translation MSSILLKIENQIATITLNRPEVFNSFNREMALRLQSILDDCENNADVRAIVLTGNGKAFCAGQDLKEVTSPDSNPGFKKILEEHYNPIITRIRNIKKPIIGAINGVAAGAGANIALACDVVVAHEKVSFIQAFSLIGLIPDSAGTYFLPRLIGFQKAQALAMLGDKISAGEAEKMGMIYKMIPLENFDEEVNKLAVKLANMPTKALGMIKELFNKSMTNDLESQLALESKLQIEAAQSEDYKEGVAAFIEKRKPNFKGN, from the coding sequence ATGAGTTCAATCTTACTAAAAATAGAAAACCAAATAGCAACCATAACGCTAAACCGACCAGAAGTCTTCAATAGTTTCAATCGTGAAATGGCCTTGCGCTTACAAAGCATTTTAGATGATTGCGAAAACAATGCTGATGTAAGAGCGATTGTTTTAACTGGAAACGGAAAAGCATTTTGTGCAGGACAAGATTTAAAAGAAGTGACTTCGCCAGATTCAAATCCAGGTTTCAAAAAAATATTGGAAGAACACTACAACCCCATTATTACAAGAATTCGAAACATCAAAAAACCAATTATTGGCGCCATTAATGGTGTTGCTGCAGGAGCTGGTGCAAATATTGCTTTGGCTTGTGACGTCGTTGTAGCTCATGAAAAAGTGAGTTTCATTCAGGCCTTTAGTTTAATTGGCTTAATTCCCGATAGCGCAGGCACCTATTTTCTTCCGCGATTAATAGGCTTTCAAAAAGCACAAGCCTTAGCTATGTTAGGTGATAAAATTTCGGCAGGCGAGGCAGAAAAAATGGGCATGATCTATAAAATGATTCCACTAGAAAATTTTGATGAAGAAGTCAACAAACTAGCTGTAAAATTAGCCAACATGCCAACCAAAGCATTAGGAATGATAAAGGAATTGTTCAACAAATCCATGACCAATGATTTAGAATCCCAACTAGCCTTAGAATCTAAGTTACAGATAGAAGCAGCTCAAAGCGAGGACTATAAAGAAGGCGTTGCTGCATTCATTGAAAAGCGTAAACCAAATTTTAAAGGAAACTGA
- a CDS encoding pyridoxal-phosphate dependent enzyme codes for MIRQILIQTHNRIKPFIHKTPVLTSQLLNKEAGCHLFFKCENFQKMGAFKMRGAINAILSLSEEEKRKGVVTHSSGNFAQAVALAAQNLGIKAYIVMPENAPQVKKNAVKNYGGEIIECESTLKAREDTANRIKAEKDASFLHPSNQDEVIYGNSTATIELLEDYPDLDIILTPVGGGGLIAGTALAACYFSKNCKVIGAEPMQADDAYRSLISGQIETNEFTDTIADGLRTNLGNRNFPIIKKHVEKIIRVEEDEIIKAMQLIWERMKIIVEPSSAVPFAAVLKIKEEFKNKTVGIILSGGNVEVTNLTF; via the coding sequence ATGATTAGACAAATTCTCATACAAACACACAACAGAATAAAACCTTTTATTCACAAAACACCTGTATTAACGTCACAATTATTAAACAAAGAAGCAGGATGTCATTTGTTTTTCAAATGTGAGAACTTTCAAAAAATGGGTGCCTTTAAAATGCGAGGCGCAATAAACGCCATTCTTTCACTTTCGGAAGAAGAAAAACGAAAAGGCGTCGTTACGCATTCCTCAGGAAATTTTGCCCAAGCCGTTGCTCTTGCCGCTCAGAATCTTGGAATTAAGGCTTATATTGTTATGCCTGAAAACGCGCCTCAAGTTAAAAAAAATGCAGTCAAAAATTATGGTGGCGAAATCATTGAATGCGAATCGACCCTAAAAGCAAGAGAAGACACAGCAAACCGTATAAAAGCAGAAAAAGACGCATCGTTTTTACATCCTTCCAATCAAGATGAAGTGATTTATGGAAACAGCACAGCAACTATTGAATTGTTAGAAGACTATCCAGATTTAGATATCATCTTAACACCTGTTGGAGGTGGTGGATTAATAGCAGGAACAGCCTTAGCTGCATGTTATTTTTCAAAAAACTGCAAAGTCATTGGAGCTGAACCCATGCAAGCAGATGATGCGTATCGCTCTTTAATTTCTGGTCAAATAGAAACCAATGAATTTACCGATACCATTGCAGATGGCTTGCGAACAAATTTAGGAAATCGTAACTTTCCAATTATCAAAAAACATGTCGAAAAGATAATTCGTGTAGAAGAAGATGAAATTATAAAGGCAATGCAATTAATTTGGGAACGTATGAAGATTATTGTAGAACCTTCATCGGCTGTACCTTTTGCCGCAGTATTAAAGATTAAAGAAGAATTTAAAAACAAAACCGTCGGCATTATTTTGTCTGGCGGAAATGTAGAGGTAACAAACCTTACCTTCTAA
- a CDS encoding 3-hydroxyacyl-CoA dehydrogenase NAD-binding domain-containing protein, with product MNIGIIGSGTMGSGIAQVAATSGCKVKLYDTNKTALDKAKANLEKILKRLIEKERIDSEEKNRIQSNISYVNNLIDLSDSNLTIEAIIENLDIKKKVFSELESLVSEDCIIASNTSSLSIASIAASLQKPERCIGIHFFNPAPLMKLVEVIPAIQTSKEVLDKSVEIIKDWKKTVAVAKDTPGFIVNRVARPFYGEALRIYEEGMADFATIDSAMKDIGGFRMGPFELMDFIGNDVNYTVTETVFTAFYFDSRYKPAFTQKRFAEAGYLGRKSGKGYFTYDKNGKIIPQHPKLVSETQKNKVGQQIFNRVLVMLINEAADALFLNIASAEDIDNAMTKGVNYPKGLLAWADEKGIDWCVEKLDELYDEYHEDRYRCSPLLRKMNREDITFF from the coding sequence ATGAACATAGGAATAATAGGCTCTGGAACCATGGGAAGCGGCATAGCACAAGTTGCTGCCACTTCAGGTTGCAAAGTAAAACTATACGACACTAATAAAACTGCTTTGGACAAAGCTAAAGCAAATCTTGAAAAAATTCTAAAGCGTCTAATTGAAAAAGAAAGGATAGATTCTGAAGAAAAAAACAGAATCCAATCCAACATTTCTTATGTCAACAACTTAATAGATTTATCAGATTCAAATTTAACCATTGAAGCGATTATAGAAAATCTAGACATCAAGAAAAAAGTCTTTTCAGAACTGGAAAGCTTGGTTTCAGAGGATTGTATCATCGCGTCCAACACTTCAAGTTTATCAATTGCATCAATTGCAGCGTCTTTGCAAAAACCAGAACGTTGTATTGGAATTCATTTTTTCAACCCAGCTCCTTTAATGAAATTGGTTGAGGTTATTCCAGCCATTCAAACCTCAAAGGAAGTACTAGATAAATCCGTTGAAATTATTAAAGACTGGAAAAAAACTGTTGCAGTCGCCAAAGACACACCTGGATTTATTGTCAACAGGGTGGCAAGACCATTTTACGGAGAAGCATTAAGAATTTACGAAGAGGGCATGGCCGACTTTGCAACAATTGATTCAGCAATGAAAGACATAGGTGGTTTCAGAATGGGACCATTCGAACTTATGGATTTTATAGGAAACGATGTCAATTACACCGTAACCGAAACTGTTTTCACAGCATTTTATTTCGATTCGAGATACAAACCCGCATTCACTCAAAAACGTTTTGCAGAAGCTGGCTATTTAGGTAGAAAATCTGGAAAAGGTTATTTTACCTATGACAAGAATGGAAAAATAATACCTCAGCATCCTAAACTAGTTTCAGAAACTCAAAAGAATAAGGTTGGACAACAAATTTTCAATCGTGTTTTAGTGATGCTAATTAATGAAGCTGCAGATGCTTTGTTTTTAAACATTGCATCAGCAGAAGACATAGATAACGCTATGACTAAAGGTGTCAATTATCCCAAAGGATTATTGGCTTGGGCTGATGAAAAAGGCATCGATTGGTGTGTCGAAAAATTAGACGAATTATATGACGAATATCATGAGGATAGATACCGTTGTAGTCCGTTGTTACGTAAAATGAACAGAGAAGATATAACATTTTTTTAG
- a CDS encoding four helix bundle protein, giving the protein MKSNYHFKFEDLLVYQKAMDFGEIVDLLVKDFPNHELYALSSQFRRAADSIALNIAEVYPGSDAQFVKHINHSIYSANECVSCSTKARRRFYINFEKDEEIRKLIAELTKMMSSLRRKILERNKRN; this is encoded by the coding sequence ATGAAAAGTAATTATCATTTTAAATTTGAAGATTTATTGGTGTATCAAAAAGCAATGGATTTTGGAGAAATAGTTGATTTATTAGTGAAAGATTTTCCAAACCATGAATTATATGCACTTTCATCTCAATTTAGAAGAGCCGCAGATTCAATCGCACTAAATATTGCAGAAGTTTACCCAGGTTCGGATGCCCAATTTGTTAAACATATCAATCACTCAATTTACAGTGCAAATGAATGTGTGAGCTGCAGTACTAAAGCTAGACGTCGATTTTATATTAACTTTGAAAAAGATGAAGAAATCAGAAAACTAATAGCTGAGTTAACAAAAATGATGTCTTCCCTGAGAAGAAAGATTTTAGAGAGAAACAAGCGTAACTAA
- a CDS encoding hotdog fold thioesterase has translation MPLKGEKIPHKMLSQDAYSTWLGIEILECEIGRCKVAMTIREEMLNSMNKAHGGISYALADTAFGFAANTHGKYAVSIETSINHIEALEEGDYLTAESVIENVKNKLGFNIIEVKRGEELVALFKGVVYRTQKDWT, from the coding sequence ATGCCTTTAAAAGGAGAAAAAATCCCACATAAAATGCTATCCCAAGACGCCTACAGCACGTGGCTAGGAATAGAAATCCTAGAATGTGAAATAGGCAGATGCAAAGTAGCAATGACCATAAGAGAAGAGATGCTCAACAGCATGAACAAAGCCCATGGAGGCATTAGTTACGCATTAGCAGATACAGCCTTCGGATTTGCAGCAAACACCCATGGAAAATACGCAGTTTCAATTGAAACAAGCATCAATCATATTGAAGCATTGGAAGAAGGCGATTATTTAACAGCAGAATCGGTTATTGAAAACGTGAAAAACAAACTAGGTTTCAATATTATTGAAGTCAAACGTGGTGAAGAATTAGTAGCTTTGTTTAAAGGTGTGGTTTACCGCACTCAAAAAGACTGGACTTAA
- the ypfJ gene encoding KPN_02809 family neutral zinc metallopeptidase encodes MKWQGRRKSGNLEDRRGMGTKGKLAAGGGVIAVVVILLQLFGGETGQQLAPIIEQVGGSQTTQQVQQRELTEQEVVMGNFMATVLADTEDIWNRLFRENNLGDYKEPKMVLFTDAVSTACGNASSASGPFYCPGDQKVYMDLVFFDELKSRFGAKGGDFAIAYVTAHEVGHHIQTILGTSSKVRQLQSQSNQTQANKLSVAQELQADFYAGVWAHHNKQYLQAGDIEEAMSAANAVGDDAIQRRTRGSVNSDSFTHGTSEQRMEWFMKGYNTGNMSNGDTFSALLN; translated from the coding sequence ATGAAATGGCAAGGTAGAAGAAAAAGCGGCAACCTAGAAGACCGAAGAGGCATGGGCACCAAAGGTAAACTAGCAGCAGGTGGTGGCGTCATCGCTGTGGTAGTTATACTTTTACAATTGTTTGGCGGAGAAACCGGACAGCAATTAGCACCAATCATTGAGCAAGTTGGTGGTAGCCAAACCACACAACAAGTTCAACAACGAGAACTAACCGAACAAGAAGTTGTGATGGGTAATTTTATGGCAACCGTTTTAGCAGATACCGAAGATATATGGAATCGCCTATTCAGGGAAAATAATCTCGGAGATTATAAGGAACCCAAGATGGTTTTATTTACGGATGCCGTCAGTACAGCTTGTGGAAACGCTAGTTCTGCTTCAGGTCCTTTTTATTGCCCTGGTGACCAAAAAGTATATATGGACCTTGTGTTTTTCGACGAATTAAAATCACGGTTCGGAGCCAAAGGTGGCGATTTCGCCATAGCCTACGTAACAGCCCACGAAGTAGGACATCATATCCAGACTATTTTAGGTACATCGAGCAAAGTAAGACAGTTACAATCACAAAGCAACCAAACCCAAGCCAATAAATTATCCGTGGCACAGGAGTTACAAGCGGATTTTTATGCAGGTGTATGGGCACATCATAATAAACAATATTTGCAAGCTGGAGATATCGAAGAAGCCATGAGTGCCGCAAACGCTGTTGGAGATGATGCCATTCAACGACGTACCAGAGGCAGCGTAAATTCCGATAGTTTTACCCACGGTACATCAGAACAACGTATGGAGTGGTTTATGAAAGGCTATAATACAGGCAATATGAGTAATGGCGATACATTTTCGGCGTTGTTAAATTAA
- a CDS encoding acetyl-CoA C-acyltransferase, with amino-acid sequence MEAYIIDGIRTPIGNYKGTLSAVRTDDLGALVIEEIVKRNPNIPKDAYDDVIMGCANQAGEDNRNVARMASLLAGLPFTVPGETVNRLCSSGLSAIIHANRAIKSRDGHLFISGGVENMTRGPYVIAKPSTGFGGDSKMYDSTFGWRFINPRMQEMYGTDGMGNTAENLVSKYSISRTDQDKFAFWSQMKATKAQENGRLAKEIVTVKIPQRKKDPILFSKDEFVKPNTSLEVLGKLRPAFKKEGGSVTAGNSSGLNDGAAATIIASEAAVKKYNLNPLARIVSSAVVGVEPRLMGIGPVEASNKALEKAGLNMDDMDIIELNEAFAAQALACTRAWGIADDDPRLNPNGGSIAIGHPLGVTGTRIAYSAALELQEQNKRYALVTMCIGVGQGYAAIIENVNL; translated from the coding sequence ATGGAAGCATACATCATAGACGGCATAAGAACACCAATAGGAAATTACAAAGGTACATTATCTGCAGTTAGAACAGACGACTTGGGCGCATTAGTAATAGAAGAAATCGTAAAAAGAAATCCAAACATCCCAAAAGACGCTTATGATGATGTCATTATGGGTTGCGCCAACCAAGCTGGAGAGGACAATCGTAATGTAGCGAGAATGGCCTCTCTTTTGGCAGGATTGCCTTTTACCGTGCCAGGAGAAACCGTTAACCGCTTATGTAGTTCTGGCTTATCAGCGATTATTCACGCCAACAGAGCAATAAAATCTAGAGATGGTCACCTTTTTATTTCTGGAGGCGTAGAAAACATGACACGTGGCCCATACGTTATCGCAAAACCTTCTACAGGATTTGGAGGCGATTCAAAAATGTACGACTCCACATTCGGATGGCGTTTCATCAATCCTAGAATGCAGGAGATGTATGGTACAGACGGTATGGGAAATACCGCTGAAAACTTAGTTTCAAAGTATTCCATTTCACGCACGGATCAAGATAAATTTGCATTTTGGAGTCAAATGAAAGCCACCAAAGCGCAAGAAAATGGACGATTAGCAAAAGAGATTGTAACCGTAAAAATTCCACAACGCAAGAAAGACCCTATCTTATTTTCAAAAGACGAATTCGTCAAACCAAACACCTCATTAGAAGTTTTAGGAAAATTACGTCCAGCTTTCAAAAAAGAAGGTGGAAGCGTCACCGCTGGAAATTCATCAGGATTAAACGATGGCGCAGCAGCTACAATCATCGCTTCCGAGGCTGCCGTAAAAAAATACAATCTCAACCCCTTGGCGAGAATTGTAAGTTCTGCTGTAGTTGGTGTAGAACCACGACTAATGGGAATTGGTCCTGTTGAAGCTTCAAATAAAGCCTTAGAAAAAGCTGGATTAAACATGGATGACATGGACATCATTGAACTCAACGAAGCCTTTGCCGCACAAGCTTTAGCATGTACACGAGCATGGGGAATTGCCGATGACGACCCAAGACTTAACCCAAATGGAGGCTCAATTGCCATAGGTCATCCACTTGGTGTTACAGGAACTAGAATTGCCTATTCTGCTGCTTTGGAGTTACAGGAACAAAACAAGCGCTATGCATTGGTTACTATGTGTATCGGTGTTGGTCAAGGTTATGCTGCGATAATAGAAAATGTAAATTTATAA